A genomic window from Maridesulfovibrio sp. includes:
- a CDS encoding YgiQ family radical SAM protein, with amino-acid sequence MTFSIIAKKMPQPKFLPMTRTEMNKLGWDRPDIILVSGDSYIDHPSFGMPLLGRVLSAHGFKVALICQPDWNNPKAIEELGRPRLYAGVSAGALDSMVAHYTSFRKKRSDDAYTPGGRAGSRPNRACIIYTNLIKKAFKGLPVIIGGIEASLRRTSHYDFWTDKVRKTILMDSKADLLIYGMGERAMLEAAIRLSEREEPSASYLKGIAGTAFMGNPEDIEDGAKLIELPSHQDIMDDPQQLMKATLALEEQVHFGDTWAIQPVDKRHVVITPPSKYLSTEELDWLYSLPFARLPHPIYKDKGKIPAAAMIEFSITSHRGCGGGCSFCSIAMHQGRHIRSRSRKSILEELKRMQEHPDFRGSVSDIGGPSANMWNARCTLERGKCKRKSCLVPKVCPNFKYDQQANLKLYRDAQKMDGIKHVRVASGVRYDLGQQNKHSLKEIFKEFVGGQLKVAPEHIVPSVLKHMRKPDLPIFESFLEMFSAESQKAGKEQYVIPYLMSAFPGCTDNDMRQLGSWLAARGWKPRQVQCFIPTPGTIATAMFYCETDPAGNKIYVAKTDAQRLKQHRILIPDPGRDPRSMKQGKNKQDNGRRNKSEPKDKTELKTKKGKNNDHDNSGTNGAAKSKNFNRKNKGKSFAKRKKI; translated from the coding sequence ATGACATTCAGCATCATCGCAAAAAAAATGCCCCAACCAAAGTTTCTACCCATGACCAGAACGGAAATGAACAAACTTGGCTGGGACAGACCTGACATCATTCTTGTTTCCGGAGACAGTTACATCGACCACCCCAGCTTCGGCATGCCGCTGCTGGGCCGGGTTCTTTCTGCACATGGATTCAAAGTGGCCCTTATCTGCCAGCCGGACTGGAATAATCCCAAAGCCATCGAGGAGCTGGGACGCCCGCGTCTTTACGCCGGAGTGTCAGCCGGGGCTCTTGATTCCATGGTTGCCCACTATACCTCATTTCGCAAAAAAAGAAGCGATGACGCATATACTCCCGGTGGCCGGGCAGGTTCACGTCCAAACCGGGCCTGCATCATTTATACAAACCTGATCAAAAAAGCTTTCAAGGGACTCCCGGTAATCATAGGAGGCATTGAAGCCTCACTACGCCGGACTTCCCACTATGATTTCTGGACCGATAAAGTCCGTAAAACCATTCTCATGGACAGTAAAGCCGATCTGCTGATCTACGGAATGGGCGAAAGAGCGATGCTTGAAGCAGCTATCCGCCTTTCCGAAAGAGAAGAGCCGTCCGCATCTTACTTGAAAGGTATTGCCGGAACGGCATTCATGGGGAATCCTGAGGACATTGAGGACGGAGCGAAGTTAATCGAACTCCCCTCCCATCAAGATATAATGGATGACCCTCAGCAATTAATGAAAGCAACATTGGCTCTTGAAGAACAGGTTCATTTCGGCGACACATGGGCGATACAGCCGGTGGATAAGCGGCATGTAGTGATTACCCCGCCTTCTAAATATCTTTCCACCGAAGAACTGGACTGGCTGTACAGCCTGCCCTTTGCACGGCTGCCCCACCCTATCTACAAGGACAAAGGAAAAATTCCCGCAGCTGCAATGATCGAATTCAGCATCACATCCCACCGTGGATGCGGTGGCGGTTGCTCTTTCTGCTCAATTGCCATGCATCAGGGACGGCATATCCGCTCACGCAGCAGAAAGTCTATCCTTGAAGAACTGAAAAGGATGCAGGAGCACCCTGATTTCAGGGGGTCCGTTTCTGACATAGGCGGTCCCAGCGCGAATATGTGGAATGCCCGATGTACTCTTGAACGCGGTAAGTGCAAGCGTAAAAGCTGCCTTGTGCCCAAAGTCTGCCCTAATTTCAAATACGACCAGCAGGCTAACCTGAAACTTTACCGCGATGCCCAAAAAATGGACGGCATAAAACATGTACGCGTTGCCAGTGGTGTTCGCTACGACCTTGGGCAGCAAAACAAACACAGTCTTAAAGAAATTTTCAAAGAATTCGTCGGCGGCCAGTTGAAAGTTGCACCGGAACATATTGTTCCATCAGTACTTAAGCATATGCGCAAGCCGGACCTGCCGATATTCGAGAGTTTTCTTGAAATGTTTTCCGCAGAATCCCAAAAAGCAGGCAAAGAACAATACGTAATCCCTTATTTGATGAGTGCATTTCCGGGCTGCACAGATAATGATATGCGCCAGCTCGGTTCATGGTTGGCAGCAAGAGGCTGGAAGCCACGTCAGGTGCAATGTTTCATTCCTACTCCGGGGACAATTGCCACCGCAATGTTTTATTGCGAAACCGATCCGGCAGGTAATAAAATCTATGTTGCCAAAACAGATGCCCAACGTTTGAAACAGCACCGCATCCTGATACCGGACCCTGGCCGCGACCCAAGGTCGATGAAGCAGGGAAAAAACAAGCAGGACAATGGAAGACGCAACAAATCAGAACCAAAAGATAAGACAGAGCTAAAAACGAAAAAGGGTAAAAACAACGATCACGACAACAGTGGTACGAATGGCGCCGCTAAAAGCAAAAATTTTAACCGTAAAAATAAGGGAAAAAGCTTCGCAAAGAGGAAAAAAATATAG
- a CDS encoding DNA integrity scanning protein DisA nucleotide-binding domain protein yields MSSESFANLCIFHIMDGLRDGLSHFSSNSRTALIYAVTPDDPLRIYDPQDLLREHQPKLQEYFIDSQEWRKGGNHDDNTRLIEVIRTKDLALAGLISCSARSSSIFYQCWFTEQHPDMCSIGPTESWMEYAALLLSQDFATQNILRIDSSGHLLREYSTHAVRDYVVDQRNRIMGWDTQLRVYPILDAVLGISKTREEGAWARGELIFIEPSELDSIKYMAKFPETERPSLKNHKHVRKLLQSVESSSRKLVSDGKCVVGIAAVPPTNNSITAAFKGDWGLMYLGSDPICSFADAKFSSTNYKPNLVHLEEYLLERDLSADTRHSLFQLVMQMISTANHRSHGCTLVLDFNDEPVEIAGQPLEEPLDLRQPEIRGLARSLTKLDGAVHMCKDLKLHGFACLLDGQSVSGENRARGARFNSALRFTAKHDNLIVIVVSADKPVSIIQRGVELTANCEWKQLFACVSTPPSLNDWVKEIS; encoded by the coding sequence ATGAGCTCAGAATCATTTGCCAACCTGTGCATCTTTCATATTATGGATGGATTGCGTGACGGGCTATCGCACTTTTCCTCCAACAGCAGAACAGCCCTCATATATGCTGTAACTCCTGATGATCCATTGCGCATTTACGATCCACAGGATTTATTACGCGAACATCAACCTAAGTTGCAGGAATATTTTATTGATTCGCAGGAATGGCGCAAAGGGGGCAATCATGACGACAACACCCGGCTTATAGAGGTAATCCGCACAAAAGATCTGGCTCTTGCCGGGCTGATAAGCTGTAGTGCGCGCTCCAGCAGTATCTTTTATCAATGCTGGTTTACCGAACAGCACCCGGACATGTGTTCCATCGGCCCCACCGAAAGCTGGATGGAATATGCGGCCCTGCTTCTTTCTCAAGACTTTGCGACCCAGAACATTCTGCGCATTGACAGTTCCGGTCATTTACTACGAGAGTACTCCACCCATGCCGTTCGCGACTACGTTGTAGACCAGCGCAACCGCATAATGGGCTGGGATACGCAGCTACGGGTCTACCCTATTCTCGACGCTGTGCTCGGCATATCTAAAACGCGGGAAGAAGGAGCGTGGGCACGCGGAGAGCTCATCTTCATAGAACCTTCAGAACTTGATTCAATCAAGTACATGGCAAAATTCCCTGAAACGGAACGCCCGTCCCTCAAAAACCATAAACATGTCAGAAAGTTGCTCCAATCGGTTGAAAGCTCAAGCCGCAAACTTGTTTCCGATGGTAAGTGTGTAGTCGGAATCGCAGCAGTGCCTCCTACCAACAACTCTATTACCGCCGCATTCAAAGGCGATTGGGGCTTAATGTATCTGGGCAGTGACCCCATATGCAGTTTTGCGGACGCTAAGTTTTCTTCCACAAACTACAAACCGAACCTCGTACACCTTGAGGAATACCTCCTTGAGCGGGACTTGAGCGCCGACACCAGACACAGTCTTTTTCAGCTGGTTATGCAAATGATTTCCACCGCCAACCACCGCAGTCACGGTTGTACATTAGTACTTGATTTCAATGATGAACCTGTGGAAATTGCCGGACAACCCCTAGAGGAGCCACTGGATCTCAGGCAACCGGAAATTCGTGGTCTGGCCCGATCGCTGACCAAGCTTGATGGAGCAGTTCACATGTGCAAAGATTTAAAACTTCATGGTTTTGCCTGCTTACTGGATGGGCAGTCCGTGTCCGGAGAGAACCGGGCAAGAGGTGCGCGTTTTAACTCAGCCCTGCGCTTTACCGCCAAACACGATAACCTGATCGTGATAGTAGTATCAGCTGATAAACCCGTTTCAATTATCCAGCGCGGTGTGGAACTGACCGCCAATTGTGAATGGAAACAGCTTTTTGCCTGCGTCAGCACCCCGCCATCATTAAATGACTGGGTTAAAGAAATATCATGA
- the ilvN gene encoding acetolactate synthase small subunit codes for MCKHNFVIDLLVRNHAGVMSQITGLFSRRNFNLEGIVCGPVGDGSESRMILTVADDSKLEQIVLQLEKLYDVLSVKQVGNSPLTEVFGQL; via the coding sequence ATGTGTAAGCATAATTTTGTTATTGATTTACTGGTACGCAACCATGCCGGAGTAATGAGCCAGATTACCGGACTTTTCTCCCGTCGTAACTTTAACCTTGAAGGTATCGTATGTGGCCCGGTTGGTGATGGAAGTGAAAGCCGTATGATCCTCACTGTAGCTGATGACAGTAAACTTGAGCAGATAGTTCTGCAGCTTGAAAAGTTGTATGATGTACTGAGTGTCAAGCAGGTTGGTAATAGCCCTCTTACTGAAGTTTTTGGGCAGCTTTAA
- the ilvB gene encoding biosynthetic-type acetolactate synthase large subunit, whose amino-acid sequence MKISGAKLVIKLLEQQGIEIICGIPGGSNLPIYDALRDSSIRHILARHEQGAGFMAQGMARTTGKAAVCMGTSGPGVTNLLTAIADARLDSIPVVAITGQVTSTLIGTDAFQEVDTYGLTIPITKHNFLVQCAADLLEVIPEAFRLAESGRPGPVVVDIPKDVQKEIIEISEIKAREIDKASFECDAAQIEQAVSMINKARRPIIYAGGGVVAANASDSLIKFARRNSIPVVTTLMGLGAFPHGDSNYLGMLGMHGSRSTNMIMEEADLIIALGVRFDDRAVGKACEFCKHADILHIDIDRSEIGKIKSSNLSIVGDVGHVLGKLVEKVETSIRISWSARLASIRMMYPDQRPDAQDTFHPLNLIRVMGETLPDDAIITTDVGQHQMWVAQGYPFRKPRTLLTSGGLGTMGFGLPNAIGAALAKPDKKVVCVSGDGSFLMNIQELATLAEQRLNVKVLIMNNNRLGLVRQQQELFFEERYFASSFESNPDFASIARGFGIQAFDLSEQENPELFLRKVLGQDGPCVINIPINFENKVFPMVPPECANREMIGD is encoded by the coding sequence ATGAAGATCAGTGGTGCTAAGTTGGTAATTAAGCTCTTGGAACAACAGGGAATTGAAATAATATGCGGTATTCCCGGCGGTTCTAATCTGCCCATCTATGATGCCTTACGTGACAGTTCCATCAGGCATATCCTTGCCCGTCATGAACAGGGGGCGGGATTCATGGCGCAGGGGATGGCCCGGACAACGGGCAAGGCTGCCGTGTGCATGGGAACTTCCGGTCCCGGCGTAACAAACCTTTTGACTGCAATAGCTGATGCAAGGCTTGATTCCATCCCCGTTGTTGCCATTACCGGACAGGTTACCAGCACTCTCATCGGTACTGATGCTTTTCAGGAAGTAGACACTTACGGATTGACTATTCCAATTACCAAGCACAATTTTCTGGTTCAGTGCGCAGCAGATCTGCTGGAGGTTATTCCCGAAGCTTTCAGATTGGCAGAATCCGGCAGACCCGGCCCGGTTGTAGTTGATATCCCCAAGGATGTTCAGAAGGAAATCATCGAGATTTCCGAAATCAAGGCTCGGGAAATAGATAAAGCTTCTTTTGAATGTGATGCCGCACAGATTGAACAGGCAGTGTCTATGATCAACAAAGCGCGCAGACCTATAATTTATGCCGGCGGCGGTGTTGTTGCAGCTAATGCATCTGATTCTTTGATTAAGTTTGCACGCAGGAATTCTATTCCGGTTGTAACCACTCTCATGGGTCTTGGGGCCTTTCCCCATGGGGATTCCAACTATCTCGGTATGCTTGGAATGCATGGCTCACGTTCCACGAATATGATTATGGAAGAAGCTGACCTGATCATAGCGCTGGGGGTTCGTTTTGATGATCGGGCAGTAGGTAAAGCATGTGAATTCTGTAAACATGCCGACATTCTTCATATCGACATCGACCGTTCAGAAATCGGCAAAATTAAATCTTCAAACCTCTCCATTGTCGGTGACGTTGGTCATGTTCTTGGCAAACTGGTTGAGAAAGTTGAAACATCCATCCGTATCAGCTGGAGTGCGCGCCTTGCTTCCATTCGTATGATGTATCCTGACCAGCGGCCTGATGCACAGGACACTTTCCATCCCCTGAACCTGATACGAGTCATGGGTGAAACTCTTCCGGATGATGCCATCATCACTACCGATGTTGGTCAGCATCAGATGTGGGTGGCGCAAGGCTACCCATTTCGTAAACCGAGAACTCTGCTCACTTCCGGGGGGTTGGGAACAATGGGCTTCGGGTTGCCTAATGCTATTGGAGCGGCTTTGGCAAAACCGGATAAAAAGGTTGTTTGTGTAAGTGGAGACGGGTCTTTTCTGATGAATATTCAAGAGCTGGCAACTCTGGCTGAGCAGCGTCTGAATGTTAAGGTTCTTATTATGAATAACAATCGCTTAGGTCTTGTACGACAGCAGCAGGAGCTGTTTTTCGAGGAGAGGTATTTTGCTTCAAGTTTTGAGAGCAATCCTGACTTTGCATCAATAGCCCGGGGATTCGGTATTCAGGCTTTTGATCTCAGTGAGCAGGAAAATCCTGAATTATTCCTGCGTAAAGTTCTGGGTCAGGATGGCCCGTGTGTAATTAATATTCCCATTAATTTCGAAAACAAGGTTTTTCCCATGGTTCCGCCGGAGTGTGCCAACCGGGAAATGATAGGAGATTAG
- a CDS encoding LytS/YhcK type 5TM receptor domain-containing protein, with translation MNPETLIITLAERFGLIVAGAFLLLTITPIHKIGFRQSSPKADTALQILIFGICGILGTYGGNFVFQSVANLRAMAVITGGLFGGPLVGLGAGLIAGGHRILIDLGGFSAVPCGLATMLEGLAAGIVSLHLTNRMDWRAAAGLAFIGEIVHMIMVLFLSHPYDQAMQLVKLIGMPMIILNTFGAALFAQVINIVFRYGTKQDSVKAQHILDIANLTVSHLRSGLTLESAQETAKIIHAHLTAAAVAITDNVNVLAHAGDGADHHLPGKEIRTESTLKVLKEGEPLFIESGKGIGCIHKGCPFTSAAVVPLHKNGQVVGTLKLYGTRKNQLDQLSFEMAKGLANLCSTQLELEEIQIKEQMLSHAEIRRLQAQINPHFLFNSLNTVTSFCRTNPDRARELLLELSKYMRKNLDSSRGYVPLHEELAQLNSYLAIEQARFGDRIKVDMSVEDSCLAWPIPPLIIQPLVENSVKHGLMGREEGGTITIDIHCANEEMTVSIKDDGIGMTKEQIEAIYAKKKIDSREEGIGVRNCIQRLEQIYGPQYQMEITSIEGKGTVVCFHVPKLRTAIQMREFAGSTA, from the coding sequence ATGAACCCGGAAACATTAATCATCACACTTGCCGAACGTTTCGGCCTTATTGTGGCAGGTGCTTTTCTGCTTCTGACCATTACCCCTATTCACAAAATCGGCTTCCGGCAGAGCTCTCCCAAAGCAGATACCGCCCTGCAAATTCTCATTTTCGGGATTTGCGGTATTCTAGGTACTTACGGTGGGAACTTTGTATTTCAATCCGTTGCCAACCTTCGCGCCATGGCAGTAATTACAGGCGGACTATTCGGCGGACCTCTGGTAGGACTCGGTGCGGGACTTATTGCCGGAGGGCACCGTATCCTGATCGATTTAGGTGGATTCAGTGCTGTTCCATGCGGACTTGCCACCATGCTGGAGGGACTTGCCGCAGGGATTGTCTCACTGCATCTGACTAACCGTATGGACTGGCGGGCAGCAGCCGGACTGGCCTTCATAGGCGAGATAGTCCACATGATCATGGTCCTCTTCCTTTCCCACCCCTACGATCAGGCCATGCAGCTGGTAAAGCTTATCGGCATGCCAATGATAATACTAAACACCTTCGGCGCGGCACTCTTTGCACAGGTTATCAATATCGTTTTTCGCTACGGAACCAAGCAGGATTCAGTTAAGGCGCAGCATATCCTGGATATTGCAAACCTTACTGTAAGCCATCTGCGATCAGGTCTGACCCTTGAATCCGCTCAGGAAACAGCTAAAATCATACATGCCCACCTAACCGCAGCAGCTGTTGCCATAACCGACAACGTCAATGTGCTGGCGCATGCAGGAGACGGAGCAGACCATCATCTACCGGGCAAAGAAATCCGTACAGAATCCACGCTCAAGGTTCTGAAAGAAGGTGAACCTCTATTTATTGAATCCGGGAAAGGAATCGGTTGTATCCACAAAGGATGCCCGTTCACTTCAGCAGCCGTTGTCCCGCTGCATAAAAACGGACAGGTTGTCGGCACCCTTAAACTTTACGGAACCAGGAAAAACCAGCTGGACCAACTTTCCTTTGAGATGGCCAAAGGCCTTGCCAATCTCTGCTCTACCCAGTTGGAACTGGAAGAGATCCAGATTAAGGAACAGATGCTGAGCCATGCGGAAATCCGCCGCCTGCAAGCCCAGATCAACCCGCATTTCCTGTTCAACTCATTAAATACTGTAACATCATTCTGCCGCACTAACCCGGACCGCGCACGCGAACTTTTACTCGAGCTTTCCAAATATATGCGTAAAAACCTCGACAGCAGCCGTGGCTATGTCCCTCTGCATGAAGAGCTTGCTCAGCTTAATAGCTACCTTGCGATAGAACAGGCTCGCTTCGGTGATCGCATCAAAGTAGATATGAGTGTTGAAGATTCCTGTCTTGCATGGCCCATCCCGCCGCTGATTATCCAGCCGCTGGTGGAAAACAGTGTAAAGCACGGTCTCATGGGACGAGAAGAAGGCGGAACCATAACTATCGACATTCATTGCGCCAATGAAGAAATGACTGTTTCCATAAAAGACGATGGCATCGGCATGACCAAAGAACAGATAGAAGCAATCTACGCCAAAAAAAAGATAGACTCCCGAGAAGAAGGAATCGGGGTCCGCAACTGTATCCAGAGACTGGAGCAAATATACGGGCCGCAATACCAGATGGAAATTACGTCAATAGAAGGAAAAGGAACTGTAGTCTGTTTCCATGTACCCAAACTTCGCACCGCCATACAGATGCGTGAATTTGCGGGAAGCACAGCATAG
- a CDS encoding flavodoxin family protein yields the protein MKVLCLQGSARKNGHTAKMIEWVEAELKEMGHEIETVYLNEKELKGCIACSKCKEKPEEIGCVIKDDIPEILEKMVASDAVVFASPLYFWGPSAQLKTFIDRTYSLYVDYHMPSHSSLIKDQRHGFLMTGGGPYENNAAEAFTAFSRMKKPHLTNHTATLFLGGCKDPENLGDEAKQKAVEFARELVR from the coding sequence ATGAAAGTTCTTTGCCTTCAGGGCAGTGCCAGAAAAAATGGCCATACCGCTAAAATGATCGAATGGGTCGAAGCAGAACTCAAGGAAATGGGCCACGAAATTGAAACCGTCTATCTTAATGAAAAGGAGCTCAAAGGCTGTATCGCCTGCTCCAAGTGTAAGGAAAAGCCTGAAGAAATCGGCTGTGTAATCAAAGACGACATCCCGGAAATTCTGGAAAAAATGGTAGCTTCCGACGCGGTTGTTTTTGCCTCCCCGCTCTATTTCTGGGGGCCGTCCGCACAGCTCAAGACTTTTATCGACAGAACCTACAGCCTCTACGTCGACTATCACATGCCCAGCCACTCTTCCCTGATCAAAGACCAGCGTCACGGTTTCCTGATGACTGGCGGCGGTCCTTACGAAAACAACGCCGCGGAAGCTTTCACCGCGTTCTCAAGAATGAAAAAACCGCACCTGACCAACCACACAGCAACACTGTTCCTGGGTGGCTGTAAGGACCCCGAGAACCTCGGTGATGAAGCAAAACAGAAAGCAGTCGAATTTGCCCGCGAACTGGTCAGATAA
- a CDS encoding carbon starvation protein A, protein MLFFFACVAALIVGYIIYGKFVDNVFAPEANRTTPAYAMRDDVDYMPMPMWKLMFIQVLDIAGIGPIFGPILGALYGPVALLWIVIGCIFAGGVHDYFSGMLSIRNKGASVPELVGEYLGMTARQVMRVFAFVLLMLVGVVFVLAPAKLLTGLTGIETGILVACIFGYYFLATILPIDKLIGKLYPLFGALLLVMTISLAVALMFSGHAILPNLDFAVNFHPGDKPIWPLLFITLSCGAISGFHATQSPLMARCVKNEREGRPVFYGAMIIEGIIGLIWCTLGLSFYDSPEALNAVIAAGSPSAVVSEVANSLLGPIGGIFAIVAVVILPITSGDTAFRSTRLIVAETFKMDQGPAIKRLIIAIPLFVLGYIISTQNFSAIWRYFGFSNQCLSMLVLWTSAVYLAQRAKLHWIASIPATFMTAVVATFICQAKIGFGLDMNISIMIGIAAAAAAFGAFMIKYAKPKAVVESN, encoded by the coding sequence ATGCTATTTTTCTTTGCCTGCGTGGCAGCCCTTATAGTCGGCTATATTATTTACGGTAAATTTGTGGACAATGTATTCGCACCCGAAGCAAACCGCACCACTCCCGCATATGCCATGCGCGACGATGTGGATTACATGCCCATGCCCATGTGGAAACTCATGTTCATTCAGGTTCTGGATATCGCCGGTATCGGCCCAATTTTCGGCCCTATTCTCGGCGCACTTTACGGTCCTGTAGCACTTCTCTGGATTGTTATCGGCTGTATCTTCGCCGGAGGCGTACATGACTACTTCAGCGGCATGCTTTCCATCCGCAACAAAGGGGCTTCCGTCCCAGAACTGGTCGGTGAATACCTTGGCATGACCGCGCGTCAGGTAATGCGTGTGTTCGCATTTGTCCTGCTCATGCTGGTCGGGGTTGTATTCGTACTCGCTCCCGCAAAGCTGCTTACAGGACTGACCGGAATTGAAACAGGAATTCTCGTAGCTTGTATCTTCGGTTACTACTTCCTCGCAACTATCCTGCCCATTGATAAACTGATCGGTAAACTCTACCCTCTTTTCGGCGCATTACTGCTGGTAATGACCATTTCTCTCGCTGTGGCTCTCATGTTCAGCGGTCATGCAATACTGCCCAACCTTGACTTCGCTGTGAACTTCCACCCCGGTGACAAGCCAATTTGGCCCCTGCTCTTTATCACCCTGTCCTGCGGTGCGATAAGCGGTTTCCACGCTACCCAGTCTCCGCTCATGGCACGCTGTGTTAAGAATGAAAGAGAAGGCCGCCCCGTATTCTATGGCGCAATGATCATTGAAGGTATCATCGGCCTGATCTGGTGTACTCTCGGTCTTTCCTTCTACGATTCCCCCGAAGCACTCAACGCGGTTATCGCTGCAGGTTCCCCTTCCGCAGTTGTATCTGAAGTTGCCAACTCTCTGCTCGGTCCCATCGGCGGAATCTTTGCTATCGTCGCGGTAGTAATCCTGCCCATCACCAGTGGTGACACCGCTTTCCGCTCCACCCGTCTGATCGTTGCGGAAACCTTCAAAATGGATCAGGGCCCCGCTATCAAGCGTCTCATAATCGCAATTCCCCTGTTCGTATTGGGCTACATCATCTCCACCCAGAACTTCTCCGCCATCTGGAGATACTTCGGATTCTCCAACCAGTGCCTGTCTATGCTGGTTCTCTGGACTTCCGCAGTATATCTCGCCCAGCGCGCAAAACTGCACTGGATCGCTTCAATTCCCGCAACCTTCATGACCGCAGTTGTTGCCACATTCATCTGTCAGGCCAAAATCGGTTTCGGATTGGACATGAACATCTCCATCATGATCGGCATCGCAGCCGCAGCCGCAGCATTCGGAGCATTCATGATAAAATACGCCAAGCCCAAAGCTGTAGTTGAAAGCAACTAA
- a CDS encoding F0F1 ATP synthase subunit gamma, protein MQQLEAVRKKIATTGDLLSVVKTMKALAAVNIRHFEDAAKGVGEYAEVIEQGWTVFFRNAGILPNGPRQGVAVMLVIGSDQGMCGQFNEVVRAEAVQALEKLTDKGQEVVCWTCGERVRGALEDSGVNVGLNFRVPGSLRGVDSVVEDIEQNLEEWRDKRGMNHFTIVNNLHISDGDRVAAHHILPLHKRSGSMNWEGRSLPMINVPHQELFSTLFREYLYISVYGGIVQSLAAENSSRLAAMQVAEKNIIEHVEVLESQYRTTRQGAITGELLDIVAGVEAVVGG, encoded by the coding sequence ATGCAGCAGCTTGAGGCTGTACGCAAAAAGATTGCCACCACGGGAGATCTGCTTTCCGTGGTCAAGACCATGAAGGCCCTTGCTGCGGTTAATATTCGCCATTTTGAGGATGCGGCAAAAGGGGTCGGCGAGTATGCCGAGGTAATTGAGCAGGGCTGGACTGTGTTTTTCCGTAATGCCGGTATTCTGCCGAATGGACCGAGGCAGGGAGTGGCCGTTATGCTGGTGATCGGTTCTGATCAGGGTATGTGCGGGCAGTTTAATGAAGTGGTTCGGGCTGAAGCTGTTCAGGCTTTAGAAAAACTGACTGACAAGGGGCAGGAGGTGGTCTGCTGGACCTGTGGGGAACGGGTGCGGGGAGCGTTGGAAGATTCCGGGGTTAATGTCGGTCTGAATTTTCGTGTGCCAGGCAGTCTGCGAGGTGTGGACAGCGTTGTTGAAGATATTGAACAGAATCTTGAAGAGTGGCGTGATAAGCGCGGAATGAATCATTTCACCATCGTGAATAACCTGCACATAAGTGACGGAGACAGAGTCGCGGCCCATCATATTCTGCCGCTCCACAAGCGTAGCGGTTCCATGAATTGGGAGGGAAGATCCCTGCCAATGATTAATGTTCCGCACCAAGAATTATTCTCAACTTTATTCAGAGAATATTTATATATCTCCGTATACGGCGGAATTGTTCAATCTTTAGCTGCTGAGAACAGTTCCCGCCTCGCCGCCATGCAGGTGGCTGAGAAAAACATCATCGAACATGTCGAGGTCCTCGAATCCCAATACCGCACTACCCGGCAAGGTGCCATTACCGGTGAGCTGCTTGATATTGTTGCGGGGGTGGAGGCTGTTGTCGGGGGATAG